One Ignavibacterium album JCM 16511 genomic region harbors:
- a CDS encoding T9SS type A sorting domain-containing protein, producing MKKLTLLFLIVFNFTNVFPQTFVTHNTSTLQVSIFNNGYIGHNFDATQGGGVVFGSAPDAMFTAGVMFGDNVRGVNGMVGSFVQGTPQLPIIADLQNTVPFTPFTSDPYFNQITEARMNDGLAPLPYNVTIKQKSYSNTGDKFVIITYELTNNSSNTYSNFRVGIFADWDVGAAAYLNNRRGMDIPRNLVYQYLQGTQDPNYYGVVALSGLTGGTSTDIFPGDVNTIRNEVYLLISNIYDSTSSTRLGDFRSFIGSGPYTFSPGSTLNVAFAIVVGTNLADLQTSADAAVFKYNNYILPVELTSFTASVNLNGDVSLEWITETEINNHGFVVERKTDNTDFTSIGFVKGNGTTTERKIYTFTDKNLEAGKYYYRLKQIDFNGQFEYSDIIEVEVTPVNKYLLEQNYPNPFNPSTVISWQSPVDSWQTLKVYDILGNEVATLINEFKNAGKYSIRFDMKDLAPGTYFYQLKIGDVVQTKKMTLLK from the coding sequence ATGAAAAAATTAACTTTACTCTTCCTGATAGTTTTCAATTTTACTAATGTCTTTCCCCAAACTTTTGTAACTCACAACACGAGCACTCTTCAGGTAAGCATCTTTAATAATGGCTACATTGGACATAATTTTGATGCAACTCAAGGTGGTGGTGTAGTGTTTGGTTCAGCTCCCGACGCAATGTTTACTGCAGGAGTAATGTTTGGCGATAATGTAAGAGGTGTTAATGGAATGGTTGGTAGTTTCGTACAGGGTACCCCACAGCTTCCAATCATTGCTGATCTACAAAATACAGTTCCGTTTACTCCATTTACTTCTGATCCATACTTCAACCAGATAACTGAGGCAAGAATGAATGATGGGCTTGCACCTCTTCCATATAATGTAACAATCAAGCAAAAATCTTATTCGAACACTGGTGATAAATTCGTAATCATCACATATGAACTGACCAATAATTCTTCAAATACATATTCTAATTTCAGAGTTGGAATTTTTGCTGATTGGGATGTAGGTGCAGCAGCTTATCTTAACAACAGAAGAGGAATGGACATTCCACGAAATCTTGTTTATCAGTATTTGCAGGGCACACAGGATCCAAATTATTACGGTGTTGTTGCTCTGAGTGGTTTAACAGGAGGAACCAGCACTGATATATTCCCGGGTGATGTTAATACTATCAGGAATGAAGTTTACTTATTAATCAGTAACATTTATGACAGCACTTCAAGCACAAGATTAGGTGATTTTCGTTCTTTTATAGGAAGTGGTCCTTATACTTTTTCACCTGGTAGTACATTAAATGTTGCTTTTGCTATTGTAGTTGGAACTAACTTAGCTGATCTTCAGACATCAGCAGATGCTGCTGTTTTTAAATATAACAATTACATTCTGCCAGTTGAACTTACTTCGTTCACTGCATCAGTAAATCTGAATGGAGATGTTAGCTTAGAATGGATTACGGAAACCGAAATTAATAATCACGGTTTTGTAGTAGAAAGAAAAACAGATAACACTGATTTCACTTCAATTGGATTTGTAAAAGGTAACGGCACAACTACAGAAAGAAAAATATATACATTCACTGACAAAAACTTAGAAGCAGGAAAATATTATTATAGATTAAAGCAAATTGATTTCAACGGACAGTTCGAATACAGCGATATAATTGAAGTGGAAGTAACACCAGTAAACAAATATTTACTTGAACAGAATTATCCAAATCCATTCAACCCAAGCACTGTCATTAGCTGGCAATCTCCAGTTGATAGCTGGCAAACATTAAAAGTATATGATATACTTGGAAATGAAGTCGCCACACTCATTAATGAATTCAAAAATGCCGGCAAATATTCAATAAGATTTGATATGAAAGATTTAGCACCGGGAACATATTTCTATCAACTGAAGATTGGTGATGTTGTTCAAACAAAGAAGATGACTTTACTCAAATAG
- a CDS encoding T9SS type A sorting domain-containing protein, which translates to MKHLGANTYNTGDEWPAGGINIVAHDPLNAAAGWNLIGGYEFLAPTSALTTNPSGLISGFVYGYTTSGGYQVASDLVPGYGYWLKLTAAGQININPGPKANFKLSDFIPDDFGKIIITDNAGKSYTLYVAQGKQAQKTSLDFFELPPVAFPDMFDVRYTTGRFVEDLSSAMKTVQMQGVEYPVRVKVEGMMLRITDETGKAVNERVNSGEEITISNSQISKLNVMSDIIPDKYSLEQNYPNPFNPTTTIEFSLPEDVENVRLTIYNALGEKVSELVNGKMEAGRYRYQWNAGNVATGLYIYELKTNKFSSVKKMMLLK; encoded by the coding sequence ATGAAACATCTCGGTGCTAATACTTACAACACAGGTGATGAATGGCCTGCTGGTGGTATCAATATCGTTGCTCACGATCCTCTTAATGCTGCTGCCGGCTGGAACCTTATAGGTGGTTATGAGTTCTTAGCTCCTACTTCGGCTCTTACTACTAATCCTTCAGGGCTCATATCCGGTTTCGTATATGGTTACACTACTAGTGGTGGTTATCAGGTTGCTAGTGACCTCGTTCCTGGTTATGGCTACTGGCTTAAACTTACTGCTGCAGGACAGATTAACATAAATCCAGGTCCTAAAGCTAATTTCAAACTCTCTGACTTTATCCCTGATGACTTCGGTAAGATTATCATTACTGATAACGCAGGTAAGTCTTATACTCTCTATGTTGCTCAGGGTAAACAAGCTCAGAAGACTTCGCTCGACTTCTTCGAACTTCCTCCCGTTGCATTCCCTGATATGTTCGATGTAAGATACACAACCGGAAGATTTGTTGAAGATTTGAGCAGTGCAATGAAGACTGTTCAGATGCAGGGAGTAGAATATCCTGTAAGGGTAAAAGTAGAAGGAATGATGCTGAGGATAACAGATGAAACAGGAAAAGCAGTAAATGAGAGAGTAAACTCAGGTGAAGAGATAACAATCAGCAACTCACAGATAAGCAAGTTGAATGTGATGAGTGATATAATACCTGATAAGTATTCTCTTGAGCAGAATTATCCGAATCCATTCAACCCAACGACAACAATAGAATTCTCATTGCCTGAGGATGTAGAGAATGTAAGGTTAACGATATACAATGCATTGGGAGAGAAGGTATCAGAGTTAGTAAACGGAAAGATGGAAGCAGGCAGATACAGATATCAGTGGAATGCTGGAAATG
- a CDS encoding choice-of-anchor J domain-containing protein — protein MIKKIFNHYLLIASLIFIIQWDISAQVSVMTFSSSSGTYTEITGGTLLGSTTSDDQYFVDPAIPLGGTTKTGPGFPIGFDFVINGNTFDRFGINNNGWISFGKSALTPSVDMNTTSAYTPLSSTTAITPAELRTRVAGLGRDLQAQTGAELRFELIGTAPNRTLVIQWKGYRKFGATGDNYNFQVRINETSNTVEVVYGTMTNNTTSTTVQVGIGGSSASDFNNRTTTTDWTASTAGDTNSATMTLSNTVFPPSGLTFTWSPPSDLPPAISYLPLNNTSSTSNRILTAQITDDFGIASAPNDPRLYFKKKSETNFVFVNASSIVGNDYTFTIDYSLLSGPIAAGDTIVYYVAAQDNAGQTVTNPFGGSGTPPGINPPATFSSYIILPIYSLPYLQDFNAGTSLPANWAGNMVILANHGTSGSNGLTKNLYSSVTSANATSPIVGPVTSSSEIVFDYRIVNWSGYPNTATTLGGDQFFIRISTDDGANFTTIYTIDSSNHVVSTNFATVTIPIGAYAGQNVMVRWDLQWAQGDYYFDIDNVKIRETPIGPPNPAVVVMPVDGATNVAITTSLQWQSGGGAPETGYRIYFGTDGGGVTPPTNILNNVDLGLVTSYTPVSSLSYSTTYYWMIVPYNGGGDAPGNVIWSFTTGADPTINAFPYVQDFEGSFPPYGWQNYGSKLWLQTSTGGRSGSKGARVSYSPAGTANLQTPPVVLPAAPHRIKFWWKDNDISARPSSINGEATIEGTEISGYDTTYFEISTDAGTTWTSLAFLSEASPQSAYSEVVVDLTSYANQTVSFRWRDVSDGSFSAYGTGLDDITIEEIPATPIFVISPTSQDFGSAIVGNTVSRNFTISNTGSVTLTINSGGITLTGANADQFSLGSISYPINLTSGQSAQITVNFSPTSAGVKTANLQIVHNAPGSPAVVPLTGNALPLGTLFEDFTGTAFPPDGWLAINNDGGAQNWFRSTSKFNSAPASAASNWESSTLQNDDWLISPKVSVSAGDSLIFFSSIQSSTYPEVLVIKVGPSTDPNGSWTTLDSVVQSSTNWIRRAYSLSAFAGQNVYVAFVNRGLDEWTLYLDDIQGPVKYTPAVDLAFQDFYQSTGLPVPRNGEKFSDYRISLNTDNLSETKPFAKLQNSGLGLRSSNTNNTIVIESTNNTPFELNNVQLKGVVKNIGLNSASYNLNWSVSGSSQTPYAGPTVNSGAVDTATLTYSPTATGTFLTSGTLVVTGDEIPGNDSKEFRMRVYPDSYTRTIYDRADNVVDTWVGWADTTVRMKAGVRFTAPSEIKLAGVDFICRTEAVNSGTFEVQVRAAGDSAGAPGAVLYTQVYSANDYFAGAGDYIFFPFGNDAPTIASGSDYWITVKAPLGVLYPGAVHNTGFTSGRSFFEGSADTTVWNPLVITTERAWIMRAVHIPAASTFQLTVSVGNGWNMVSVPGLHPVDQNILTWWPGKDPAANVFKFQGAYQSVTTVQPGLGY, from the coding sequence ATGATAAAAAAGATTTTTAATCATTATTTGCTGATAGCCTCATTGATATTTATTATTCAATGGGATATATCTGCACAAGTCAGTGTGATGACATTTAGTTCCTCATCTGGAACATATACAGAAATAACGGGAGGAACTTTGCTTGGCTCAACAACATCTGATGATCAATATTTTGTTGATCCTGCAATTCCTCTGGGTGGAACAACAAAAACCGGTCCTGGTTTCCCGATTGGTTTTGATTTCGTAATAAATGGAAATACTTTCGACAGATTCGGAATTAATAATAATGGATGGATTTCATTTGGAAAGTCTGCATTAACACCTTCTGTCGATATGAATACTACAAGTGCCTATACACCACTTTCATCAACAACAGCAATAACTCCAGCTGAATTAAGAACAAGAGTCGCTGGGTTGGGAAGAGATTTGCAGGCACAGACAGGTGCTGAACTAAGATTTGAATTAATTGGAACAGCACCAAACAGAACTCTGGTTATTCAGTGGAAAGGTTATAGAAAATTCGGTGCTACTGGAGACAATTATAATTTTCAAGTAAGAATAAATGAAACAAGTAATACAGTTGAAGTTGTATATGGTACTATGACTAATAATACAACCTCAACAACAGTTCAGGTTGGAATTGGAGGTTCTTCAGCTAGTGATTTTAATAATCGCACTACTACAACAGATTGGACAGCTTCAACTGCTGGTGATACAAATTCAGCAACTATGACTTTATCAAACACTGTTTTTCCACCATCAGGTTTAACATTCACTTGGTCACCACCATCTGATTTACCACCAGCAATTTCATATTTACCGTTAAATAACACTAGCAGTACATCAAACAGAATTTTAACAGCACAGATAACCGATGACTTTGGAATTGCAAGTGCTCCAAATGATCCTAGATTATACTTTAAAAAGAAAAGTGAAACTAATTTTGTATTTGTTAATGCTTCTTCAATAGTTGGTAACGATTATACATTTACAATTGATTATTCATTGTTAAGTGGGCCAATAGCAGCAGGCGATACTATTGTTTATTATGTTGCCGCACAGGATAATGCTGGTCAAACTGTCACAAATCCATTTGGTGGCAGTGGAACACCGCCAGGAATAAATCCACCAGCAACTTTTTCTTCATACATAATTTTACCTATTTATTCACTGCCATATCTTCAAGATTTTAATGCAGGCACATCGCTTCCAGCAAATTGGGCAGGTAATATGGTAATTCTTGCTAATCATGGAACTTCTGGGAGTAATGGGTTAACAAAAAATCTATATTCTAGTGTAACTAGTGCTAATGCTACAAGCCCAATTGTTGGACCTGTTACCTCTAGTTCAGAAATTGTATTTGATTATAGAATTGTTAATTGGTCTGGGTATCCAAATACTGCAACAACACTAGGTGGTGATCAATTTTTTATCAGAATTAGTACTGATGATGGGGCAAATTTTACTACTATTTATACAATTGATTCATCAAATCATGTTGTAAGCACAAACTTTGCAACTGTAACAATACCTATCGGAGCCTATGCTGGGCAGAATGTTATGGTACGATGGGATTTACAGTGGGCTCAGGGAGATTATTACTTTGATATAGATAATGTGAAAATCAGAGAAACTCCAATTGGTCCACCAAATCCAGCAGTTGTTGTAATGCCTGTCGATGGAGCTACAAATGTTGCAATAACAACTTCTCTGCAATGGCAAAGTGGAGGTGGTGCGCCTGAAACAGGTTACAGAATTTATTTCGGAACTGATGGTGGTGGTGTTACTCCTCCAACTAATATTTTGAATAATGTTGATTTAGGCTTGGTAACTTCATACACACCTGTATCTTCGTTATCTTATAGCACAACCTATTACTGGATGATCGTTCCATATAATGGCGGTGGTGATGCACCTGGTAATGTAATTTGGTCATTTACCACAGGAGCTGACCCCACAATCAATGCATTCCCTTATGTTCAAGACTTTGAAGGAAGTTTCCCACCATACGGTTGGCAGAACTATGGTTCTAAATTATGGTTACAAACCAGCACCGGTGGAAGAAGTGGAAGTAAAGGTGCCAGAGTTTCTTATTCTCCTGCAGGCACTGCTAATCTCCAGACTCCTCCTGTAGTTTTACCAGCAGCTCCACATAGAATTAAATTCTGGTGGAAGGATAATGATATTTCTGCTCGACCCTCAAGCATAAATGGTGAGGCAACAATTGAAGGAACTGAAATTAGCGGTTATGATACTACATATTTTGAAATTTCAACAGATGCTGGAACTACCTGGACATCTTTAGCGTTTCTCTCTGAAGCAAGCCCACAATCGGCTTATTCTGAAGTAGTAGTTGATTTAACTTCTTATGCAAATCAGACTGTTAGCTTCAGATGGAGAGATGTGAGTGATGGTTCATTTAGTGCTTATGGTACGGGCTTAGATGACATCACAATTGAGGAAATTCCTGCCACACCTATATTTGTGATTTCTCCAACTTCTCAGGATTTCGGTTCTGCAATTGTAGGAAATACTGTTTCAAGGAATTTCACAATTTCAAACACAGGTTCAGTAACACTTACAATAAACAGTGGCGGTATTACGCTTACTGGTGCAAATGCTGATCAATTTTCATTAGGAAGCATTTCATATCCTATAAATTTGACTTCAGGTCAAAGCGCACAAATTACAGTTAACTTCTCACCAACGAGCGCCGGAGTTAAAACTGCAAATCTTCAAATAGTTCACAATGCACCTGGTTCACCGGCAGTTGTTCCATTGACAGGAAATGCATTACCATTAGGAACTTTGTTTGAAGACTTTACAGGAACTGCTTTCCCACCAGATGGCTGGTTGGCAATAAATAACGACGGTGGTGCTCAGAACTGGTTCAGAAGTACTTCTAAATTTAATTCTGCACCTGCATCAGCCGCATCAAATTGGGAATCTTCAACATTACAAAACGATGACTGGCTGATTTCTCCAAAAGTAAGTGTAAGTGCCGGTGATAGTTTAATCTTTTTCTCAAGTATTCAATCCTCAACTTATCCTGAAGTACTTGTAATTAAAGTTGGTCCTTCTACAGATCCAAATGGTAGCTGGACAACTCTCGATTCCGTTGTTCAAAGCAGTACTAACTGGATAAGAAGAGCATATAGCTTATCAGCATTTGCCGGTCAGAATGTTTATGTAGCATTTGTTAACAGAGGATTGGATGAATGGACATTGTACCTTGATGATATTCAAGGTCCTGTTAAATATACGCCGGCTGTTGATTTAGCTTTTCAGGATTTCTATCAGTCAACTGGATTACCAGTTCCAAGGAACGGTGAGAAATTCAGCGATTACAGAATATCTCTGAATACAGATAATCTTTCTGAAACCAAACCATTTGCAAAATTGCAGAATTCTGGTTTGGGATTAAGGTCTTCAAATACAAATAATACAATAGTTATAGAATCAACAAACAATACTCCGTTCGAATTAAATAATGTTCAGTTAAAAGGCGTTGTGAAAAACATTGGACTGAACTCCGCTTCTTATAATTTGAATTGGAGTGTTAGCGGTTCTTCACAAACTCCTTATGCCGGACCAACTGTAAACTCTGGTGCTGTAGATACTGCAACTCTCACTTATAGTCCGACTGCAACAGGAACATTCCTCACTTCCGGCACTTTAGTAGTAACTGGTGATGAAATTCCTGGTAATGATTCCAAAGAATTCAGGATGAGGGTTTACCCTGATTCTTACACCAGAACGATCTATGACAGAGCTGATAATGTTGTAGATACCTGGGTTGGTTGGGCTGATACTACAGTACGAATGAAAGCAGGAGTTCGATTTACAGCTCCATCTGAGATTAAATTAGCTGGTGTTGATTTCATCTGCAGAACCGAAGCAGTTAACAGTGGTACTTTTGAAGTTCAGGTTCGTGCAGCTGGTGATTCTGCCGGTGCACCTGGTGCTGTCCTCTACACTCAGGTTTACTCTGCAAACGATTATTTCGCTGGTGCCGGTGATTATATCTTCTTCCCATTTGGCAACGATGCACCAACTATTGCAAGTGGTTCTGATTACTGGATTACTGTCAAAGCTCCTTTAGGTGTTCTTTATCCTGGTGCAGTTCACAACACAGGATTTACTTCCGGTAGAAGCTTCTTTGAAGGTTCAGCTGATACAACAGTTTGGAATCCTTTAGTTATTACTACTGAAAGAGCCTGGATTATGAGAGCTGTTCATATTCCTGCTGCATCTACTTTCCAGCTAACAGTTTCAGTTGGCAATGGTTGGAATATGGTATCAGTACCTGGTTTACATCCTGTTGATCAGAATATACTTACCTGGTGGCCTGGTAAAGACCCTGCTGCAAATGTTTTCAAGTTCCAGGGTGCTTATCAGTCTGTTACAACAGTTCAACCTGGTCTCGGCTACTGA